The following are from one region of the Hyla sarda isolate aHylSar1 unplaced genomic scaffold, aHylSar1.hap1 scaffold_435, whole genome shotgun sequence genome:
- the LOC130334535 gene encoding uncharacterized protein LOC130334535, with the protein MGPSLPRHVRFTSELPNTTIFQLETRSRGSGGRCFPPILASTNTLCLSSFQSYSSSSSSNFATEVNYGPHHTLVAHSIMVPSTSTSLNRLPPDSSVLSRSSPRSSWQFPPSDLVRSTHPYCLANIGNSGTTSSFSFTTRELLSDAWAPGTRSAYRSAWKVWVRWCSQRDLDPLQASVSDILNFLSASFDSGKAYRTINLYRSAISATHPLIDFIPAGKHPLVCRLLKGIRFRRPPLPKYNSTWDVNLILDLFVSWEDNDSLSLKFLSFKLTVLLCLISIKRISDVRALDISRMQYSPEGVIFTVYRRTKTNLHSVFYPAFPHQHKLCVVRCLRSYELRTQSLRSSSSSQLLISFCRPHRPVSSTTLARWVKLTMGMADIDISTFGAHSTRGAVSTKLFQSGATLSDILKAANWSSDSTFKTFYFKPQSHVSMTLL; encoded by the coding sequence ATGGGGCCCTCTCTTCCTCGACATGTTCGCTTCACGTCTGAATTACCAAATACCACAATTTTTCAGTTGGAAACCAGATCCAGAGGCTCTGGGGGTAGATGCTTTCCTCCAATTTTGGCCTCCACAAATACTCTATGCCTTTCCTCCTTTCAATCTTATTCCTCGAGTTCTTCTTCAAACTTCGCTACGGAAGTCAACTATGGTCCTCATCACACCTTGGTGGCCCACTCAATCATGGTTCCCTCAACTTCTACGTCTCTTAATAGATTACCCCCGGATTCTTCCGTCCTTTCCAGATCTTCTCCAAGATCCTCTTGGCAATTCCCACCCTCTGATCTTGTCAGATCAACTCATCCTTATTGCTTGGCTAATATCGGGAATTCCGGAACGACCTCTTCATTTTCTTTCACAACTAGGGAACTCCTATCAGAcgcttgggctccaggtaccagatctgcttacagatcagcctggaaagttTGGGTTCGTTGGTGCTCTCAACGGGATCTGGATCCCTTACAAGCATCTGTATCTGACATCTTAAATTTTCTTTCTGCTTCCTTTGATTCGGGAAAGGCGTATAGAACGATTAATCTTTATCGTTCAGCTATTTCTGCCACACATCCTCTCATTGACTTCATCCCAGCAGGTAAACACCCTCTTGTGTGTAGACTTTTGAAGGGCATACGTTTCCGTCGCCCTCCTTTACCCAAATACAATTCCACCTGGGATGTCAATCTCATACTTGATCTATTTGTATCCTGGGAAGATAATGATTCCCTATCCTTAAAATTTCTCTCCTTCAAACTCACTGTTCTTCTTTGTCTTATATCTATCAAACGCATTTCCGATGTTAGGGCTTTAGATATATCTAGGATGCAATATTCACCCGAAGGTGTAATATTCACTGTTTATCGTCGCACCAAGACTAATCTTCATTCGGTCTTCTATCCTGCATTTCCTCATCAACACAAACTCTGTGTGGTCCGTTGTCTACGTTCTTATGAATTAAGGACTCAATCCTTAAGATCTTCTTCATCTTCTCAGCTTCTTATTTCCTTTTGCAGACCCCACAGACCTGTCTCCTCCACTACTTTAGCCCgctgggttaaattaactatgggAATGGCCGACATTGATATATCTACTTTTGGCGCTCATTCTACCAGAGGAGCCGTATCCACTAAGTTATTTCAATCGGGTGCTACTCTCTCGGATATTCTTAAAGCGGCTAATTGGTCATCTGACTCTACGTTTAAAACTTTCTATTTTAAACCCCAATCTCATGTCTCTATGACACTTCTGTAA